The following coding sequences lie in one Mucilaginibacter sp. KACC 22773 genomic window:
- a CDS encoding SDR family NAD(P)-dependent oxidoreductase → MNIIITGASSGVGFEAVIELILSGNHKVIALARSQDKLERLLEIANGLNPDCQLYALTFDIVHDDYEGLLQFIKANFDNRVDILINNAGVLINKPFMELQETDFVEMLQSNFIGHVRIIQALLPLVPGGGHIVNIGSMGGYQGSAKFPGLAAYSASKSALHTLTECLAQELAGQDIKVNCLALGSAQTEMLEKAFPGYESPVLAFEMGKYVADFALTGHRFFNGKVLPVAVSTP, encoded by the coding sequence ATGAATATCATTATAACAGGCGCCAGCAGCGGCGTAGGATTTGAAGCTGTAATTGAATTGATACTATCCGGTAATCATAAAGTAATAGCCCTTGCGCGATCGCAGGATAAACTGGAGCGTTTGCTGGAAATAGCCAATGGCCTTAACCCCGATTGCCAGTTGTACGCGCTTACATTTGATATCGTACACGATGATTACGAAGGCCTGCTTCAGTTTATTAAAGCCAACTTTGATAACCGGGTTGATATTTTAATTAACAATGCCGGCGTACTCATCAATAAGCCGTTTATGGAATTGCAGGAAACTGATTTTGTAGAAATGCTGCAAAGTAATTTTATAGGACACGTGCGCATAATACAAGCTTTATTGCCCCTGGTACCAGGGGGCGGTCATATTGTAAATATTGGTAGCATGGGCGGCTACCAGGGCAGCGCTAAGTTTCCGGGCCTGGCGGCTTATTCGGCAAGTAAATCGGCATTACACACTTTAACCGAGTGCCTGGCCCAGGAACTGGCCGGCCAGGATATTAAAGTGAATTGCCTGGCATTAGGATCGGCACAAACCGAAATGCTGGAAAAGGCTTTTCCAGGTTATGAATCGCCTGTTTTGGCATTTGAAATGGGGAAATATGTTGCCGATTTTGCGCTTACCGGCCATAGGTTTTTCAATGGTAAAGTTTTGCCCGTTGCGGTGAGTACGCCCTAA
- a CDS encoding aromatic amino acid hydroxylase, which yields MNFNDFNNPQVAALPGHLKQFIVDQHYEHYTPIDHAVWRYVMRQNYSYLKDVAYYPYIPGLTKAGLTIERIPDLQEMNDALAKIGWGAVTVDGFIPPAAFMEYQACRVLVIAADIRQSRHIEYTPAPDIIHESAGHAPIIADKDYHEYLSYFGSIGAKAMFSAQDFELYEAIRALSILKEMPDADPEQIKKAEELLAYRQENMGEPSEMALLSRLHWWTVEYGLIGTLENPKIYGAGLLSSIGESASCMTAGVKKLWYTIDAVNYSYDITKTQPQLFVTPTFQNLIDVLEQFANTMAFRRGGAYGLGKAVESKNTCTVVYSSGLQVSGTVTEFKLDRDGQPCFIKITEPAALAVNNKQLKGHGKTYHRNGFSSPVGKLKNFGPIEDWDVAELESIGISINQNAVLNFESGITVKGKVKGILENEGKTSLITFADCTVTDHNDTILFDPSWGVYDMAVGQHVTSVFCGAADKEAFEEAVYKSKTATHHVEYDFKSKELHKLYKQVRDCRQKQGDYGFLGNVWLKLQKDHHDDWLCALEILELLEHEDIEPLLASDIRNFLQQKAKDQPELKKLIDDGFYLIAHPVEQKLVF from the coding sequence ATGAACTTTAATGATTTTAATAATCCGCAGGTTGCGGCATTGCCCGGTCATTTAAAACAATTTATAGTCGACCAACATTACGAGCATTACACGCCTATTGACCACGCGGTTTGGCGCTATGTAATGCGGCAAAATTATAGCTATCTTAAGGATGTAGCCTACTATCCTTACATCCCCGGTTTAACCAAAGCCGGCCTTACCATCGAACGGATTCCCGATTTGCAGGAAATGAACGATGCTCTGGCTAAAATAGGCTGGGGAGCCGTTACCGTTGATGGTTTTATACCGCCTGCGGCCTTCATGGAATACCAGGCCTGCAGGGTGCTGGTTATTGCTGCCGATATCCGGCAATCGCGACATATTGAGTATACACCGGCACCCGATATTATACACGAATCGGCAGGGCATGCGCCAATTATTGCCGATAAGGATTACCACGAATATTTGAGCTATTTTGGGTCGATAGGGGCAAAGGCTATGTTTTCGGCACAGGATTTTGAACTTTATGAAGCCATAAGGGCTTTATCGATATTAAAAGAAATGCCGGATGCAGACCCCGAGCAGATCAAAAAGGCCGAAGAGTTATTGGCCTACAGGCAGGAAAACATGGGCGAACCATCAGAAATGGCGCTGCTAAGCCGCCTGCATTGGTGGACGGTAGAATATGGCCTGATTGGTACACTCGAAAACCCGAAAATATACGGGGCCGGCCTGCTATCGTCAATAGGCGAGAGTGCCAGCTGTATGACGGCCGGCGTTAAAAAGCTTTGGTATACCATAGATGCCGTAAACTATAGTTATGATATTACCAAAACACAGCCGCAGCTTTTTGTAACGCCAACTTTCCAAAACCTGATAGATGTATTGGAGCAGTTTGCCAATACCATGGCGTTCCGCCGGGGCGGTGCTTATGGTTTAGGCAAGGCTGTCGAAAGTAAAAATACCTGCACCGTAGTTTATAGCTCTGGCCTGCAGGTTTCCGGCACCGTTACCGAATTTAAGTTGGATAGAGACGGCCAGCCCTGTTTTATTAAAATCACCGAGCCTGCTGCTTTGGCAGTAAATAATAAACAGCTAAAGGGGCATGGCAAAACCTATCATCGTAACGGCTTTAGCTCACCGGTTGGCAAGCTGAAAAACTTTGGCCCGATTGAAGATTGGGACGTTGCCGAATTGGAAAGTATCGGCATCAGCATAAACCAAAACGCGGTGCTGAATTTTGAAAGCGGTATTACTGTGAAAGGGAAAGTAAAAGGCATACTGGAAAATGAAGGCAAAACGAGCCTCATTACTTTTGCAGACTGTACGGTAACCGACCACAACGATACAATACTGTTCGACCCATCATGGGGTGTTTATGATATGGCTGTTGGCCAACATGTAACCTCGGTGTTTTGCGGCGCTGCCGATAAAGAAGCTTTTGAGGAGGCTGTTTATAAATCAAAAACGGCAACCCATCATGTGGAATATGATTTTAAAAGTAAAGAACTTCATAAGCTTTACAAACAGGTTCGGGATTGCCGCCAAAAACAAGGCGATTATGGTTTTTTAGGTAATGTTTGGCTCAAACTGCAAAAAGACCATCATGACGACTGGCTTTGTGCCCTGGAAATACTGGAACTTTTGGAGCATGAGGATATTGAGCCACTATTAGCATCCGACATCCGGAATTTTCTGCAACAAAAAGCAAAAGATCAGCCCGAGCTAAAAAAACTGATTGACGATGGTTTTTACCTGATAGCACATCCGGTTGAGCAAAAATTGGTATTTTAG
- a CDS encoding PAS domain S-box protein, whose amino-acid sequence MDTRFISFFTHSKDIFFVMDMSGVILHTNPAFQHLFNYTEAELAGINIADICHPADKERKEESVARLVADKKLIGYQSRVKAKDGCYYNVTWSILLNDDNLIYSTGSPVIGIVDAVSDDIVQHTIQSLNEGFIVLDAGWNVLAFNPAFLAMTNLDAGQVSLSRLTEIESLGLTPRVTDEFQRSLARKQSLQVQYLNSFSNSWLRMNVYPYDNKLAVFIRDITEIMIQQWVLTLEKKVLELNTASRYTLAQTTNELLMGIEGIFPEMICSVLEVDDAQEKLHNLAAPQLPKAYCDAIENLSVGPHVGSCGTAVFHRRQVIVTDIENDFLWADYAGLAKQFGLKACWSTPVISSKGSKVLAVFGIYYNCVREPNDSELQLIGRTVNILRVLIESKRNEENILDQNNRLHSIANISSHELRRPVATILGLVNLFDRDDMLNPLNKEIVTHLDTTARELDEVIHNIVEKTVYMRVNDTEMYGEEVKGGR is encoded by the coding sequence ATGGATACAAGATTCATATCCTTTTTTACGCATTCAAAAGATATATTTTTTGTAATGGATATGAGCGGTGTAATATTGCACACTAACCCGGCTTTCCAACATTTATTTAATTATACTGAAGCCGAACTGGCTGGAATAAATATTGCCGACATATGCCACCCGGCCGATAAGGAACGCAAAGAAGAATCAGTTGCCAGGTTGGTTGCGGATAAAAAACTAATAGGGTATCAAAGCCGTGTTAAAGCCAAGGACGGTTGTTATTACAACGTTACCTGGTCTATCCTGCTTAACGACGACAACCTTATTTATTCAACAGGGAGCCCTGTTATCGGCATTGTTGACGCTGTAAGCGATGATATAGTGCAACATACCATCCAAAGTCTTAACGAAGGTTTTATTGTACTTGATGCAGGGTGGAATGTTTTGGCTTTTAATCCGGCTTTCCTGGCAATGACCAATTTAGATGCAGGCCAGGTCTCCTTATCGAGGCTTACGGAGATCGAAAGCCTCGGTTTAACACCCAGGGTAACCGACGAATTTCAGCGGTCGCTGGCCAGGAAACAATCATTACAGGTACAGTATTTAAATTCATTTTCCAACTCGTGGTTGCGTATGAATGTATATCCATACGATAATAAGTTGGCCGTTTTTATCCGGGACATTACCGAAATTATGATCCAGCAATGGGTTTTAACCCTGGAAAAGAAGGTGTTAGAGTTAAATACTGCATCAAGATACACCCTTGCGCAAACAACCAACGAATTATTAATGGGAATTGAAGGTATTTTTCCGGAAATGATATGCTCGGTTTTGGAGGTTGATGATGCGCAGGAAAAATTACATAATCTTGCTGCCCCGCAGCTACCTAAAGCTTATTGTGATGCAATTGAAAACCTATCGGTAGGCCCACATGTTGGTTCATGTGGTACAGCGGTGTTTCATAGGAGGCAGGTTATAGTAACCGATATTGAAAATGATTTTCTTTGGGCCGATTATGCCGGCCTGGCTAAACAGTTTGGATTAAAAGCATGTTGGTCTACCCCGGTTATCAGTTCAAAAGGATCAAAAGTTTTGGCGGTGTTTGGTATTTATTATAACTGTGTACGTGAACCCAATGATAGCGAACTTCAATTGATTGGGCGCACCGTAAATATTTTGCGGGTTTTGATAGAAAGCAAAAGAAACGAGGAAAATATACTGGATCAAAACAACCGGCTACACTCGATAGCTAATATAAGCTCGCATGAACTCAGGCGGCCGGTGGCTACCATCCTCGGTCTTGTCAATTTATTCGATCGGGATGATATGCTAAATCCTTTGAATAAAGAAATAGTTACCCACCTTGATACCACTGCTCGTGAACTGGACGAAGTGATTCACAATATTGTCGAAAAAACCGTTTATATGCGGGTTAATGATACAGAGATGTATGGCGAAGAAGTAAAAGGAGGAAGGTAA
- a CDS encoding sensor histidine kinase, with product MTSLKGSLQLLERLVNNLTSPMLPKLIAQSSRSMHKITALVEDLLNLSRINQDRLQLTKSAFVLSKIVSAGSSEIRLAEEYKTIVTGDLELEVFADEHQIDQVLVNFINNAVKYAPRSKDIIVSIEKINDMARVSVTDKGPGIRPEEAKRIFERYYRVETAGFQTGGLGLGLYISAEIIKKHEGQIGVESEPGKGSTFWFTIPIA from the coding sequence ATGACCAGCCTGAAAGGTTCTTTGCAATTATTGGAGCGGTTGGTTAACAATCTTACTTCGCCCATGCTGCCTAAGCTGATAGCCCAATCAAGCAGGAGTATGCATAAAATAACAGCCCTTGTTGAAGATCTGTTAAACTTAAGCAGAATAAACCAGGACCGCCTGCAATTGACCAAATCGGCCTTTGTACTTTCAAAAATAGTAAGCGCCGGCAGCAGCGAAATACGGCTGGCCGAAGAATATAAAACAATAGTAACAGGTGATCTTGAACTGGAGGTATTTGCCGACGAGCACCAGATTGACCAGGTGTTGGTAAACTTTATTAACAACGCGGTAAAATACGCCCCCCGCTCAAAAGATATTATTGTATCGATTGAAAAAATAAACGATATGGCCAGGGTTAGCGTAACAGATAAAGGGCCTGGTATCCGGCCGGAAGAAGCAAAGCGCATTTTTGAGCGCTATTACCGGGTTGAAACAGCCGGCTTTCAAACAGGAGGATTAGGCTTAGGGTTGTACATCAGCGCCGAGATTATTAAAAAACATGAAGGGCAGATAGGCGTTGAAAGCGAACCGGGAAAAGGGAGCACTTTTTGGTTTACTATTCCGATAGCCTGA
- a CDS encoding ABC transporter substrate-binding protein produces MISVRNHLLQLSGNKWLLFFITALVLAACSPKVRQVAPVKKPTDAEAEKPKIAEKPPVKPAASKPLTIAMVLPLGLDHLKPGARYTSPGLTKANMSVEYYQGFKLALDSLTAGGANFKLRLYDSKDEAAQAHSLGFNPLIKNSDLIVGPVFPDGMKVFTAVLNTKSPVVSPLSPASPGTINSDNLITVMPPLEYHGSGAAQYINDKLKPKKIFILRSGFSQEQDYVRGFKNATDSLSNKKVKVIIVTISKGQLGGLIPQLSKKEQNIFVVAATDQAFLTVTLKSLDTLNRHYPVTLFGHPSWEKFSFLKIDILQRLKTHITSGDQVDYKSDANMEFVRVYHRAYHVEPTDFAIKGFDEGMYFGRQLIDNNFATLDKTDYVGLHNRFHFIKKNGLGWVNTHVNVLMYANFELKQVE; encoded by the coding sequence ATGATATCAGTTCGAAACCACCTGCTACAATTGAGTGGGAATAAATGGTTACTGTTTTTTATAACGGCGCTGGTACTGGCTGCATGTTCGCCAAAAGTGCGGCAGGTAGCGCCTGTTAAAAAACCAACTGACGCAGAAGCCGAAAAGCCAAAGATTGCTGAAAAGCCGCCCGTGAAACCGGCTGCTTCCAAACCTTTAACTATAGCTATGGTATTGCCGCTGGGTTTAGATCACCTGAAACCCGGCGCCAGGTATACTTCGCCCGGCTTAACCAAGGCCAATATGAGCGTGGAATATTACCAGGGCTTTAAACTTGCCCTGGATTCGCTAACAGCCGGCGGCGCCAATTTTAAACTCCGGCTGTACGATTCAAAGGACGAGGCCGCGCAGGCGCATAGCCTCGGCTTTAATCCCCTCATCAAAAACAGCGACCTGATTGTTGGCCCGGTTTTTCCTGATGGCATGAAAGTTTTTACAGCAGTGCTTAATACAAAGTCGCCGGTTGTTTCACCGCTTTCGCCTGCATCTCCGGGCACCATCAACAGCGATAATTTAATTACGGTAATGCCCCCCCTGGAGTACCATGGCTCTGGTGCAGCGCAGTACATTAATGATAAGCTAAAACCCAAAAAAATATTTATCCTTCGCTCGGGCTTTAGCCAGGAGCAGGATTATGTACGGGGCTTTAAAAATGCTACGGATAGTTTGAGCAATAAGAAGGTTAAGGTAATTATAGTCACCATTTCAAAAGGCCAGTTGGGTGGATTAATACCTCAGCTATCTAAAAAGGAACAAAATATATTTGTAGTAGCCGCCACCGACCAGGCTTTTTTGACAGTTACGTTAAAATCCCTGGATACATTAAACAGGCATTATCCCGTAACCCTGTTTGGCCATCCCAGTTGGGAAAAGTTTAGTTTTTTGAAGATAGATATTTTGCAGCGGCTTAAAACCCATATTACATCCGGCGATCAGGTTGATTATAAATCGGATGCCAATATGGAATTTGTTAGGGTTTATCACCGCGCGTACCATGTGGAACCTACCGACTTTGCCATTAAGGGCTTTGACGAGGGGATGTACTTTGGCCGCCAATTGATTGATAATAACTTTGCAACATTGGATAAAACCGACTATGTAGGCCTGCACAACCGGTTTCATTTTATTAAGAAAAATGGACTGGGATGGGTAAATACGCATGTAAATGTGTTAATGTATGCTAACTTTGAGCTTAAACAGGTAGAATGA
- a CDS encoding RsmB/NOP family class I SAM-dependent RNA methyltransferase: MKAINQLKTFQRIIGEYPVDTPLSKFLPGFYRQNKQMGSTDRRVASRLVYNYFRLGQALPNLATDERLIVAEFLCNTQSNSFLLHFKPDWAACINFTIDDKLTLIKSAYPAFKLEDVFPWTSQISVGIDKDAFLKSFFCQPDLFIRVRNGYDHLVKAELNKAGVVFKDEGNGCYALPNGTRLETIFAKQNWFEVQDLSSQQTGDFFRPQRWDNWWDACAASGGKSLLLHEDEPNIKLVVSDIRESVLANLDERFQLAGLTKYQKKVLDLTTNIDQTLHDYEFDGIILDAPCSGSGTWGRTPEMIAQFMPAKIEFFQRLQKGIAQNVVKYLKPGKPLIYITCSAFKGENEDVVDYLVKELGLKLEESKVLKGYEHKADTMFVARLLAI, encoded by the coding sequence ATGAAGGCTATAAACCAGCTTAAAACGTTTCAGCGCATAATAGGGGAGTACCCGGTTGATACGCCCTTAAGTAAATTTTTACCCGGTTTTTACAGGCAAAACAAACAAATGGGCTCAACCGACAGGCGGGTAGCCAGCCGTTTGGTTTATAATTACTTTCGCCTCGGGCAGGCCCTGCCCAACCTGGCAACCGATGAACGCCTGATAGTTGCCGAGTTTTTATGCAATACCCAAAGCAATTCGTTTTTACTGCATTTTAAGCCCGACTGGGCGGCTTGCATTAATTTTACTATTGATGATAAGCTTACGCTGATAAAGAGCGCCTACCCCGCGTTTAAGCTGGAAGATGTATTCCCCTGGACGTCACAGATCTCGGTGGGAATTGATAAGGATGCATTCCTGAAATCATTTTTTTGCCAGCCCGATTTGTTTATCCGGGTACGCAACGGCTACGACCACCTGGTTAAAGCAGAACTGAATAAGGCTGGAGTTGTATTTAAAGATGAAGGCAACGGCTGCTACGCTTTGCCTAACGGAACCAGGCTCGAAACCATCTTTGCAAAACAAAACTGGTTCGAGGTGCAGGACCTTTCCTCGCAGCAAACCGGCGATTTTTTTAGGCCGCAACGCTGGGACAACTGGTGGGATGCCTGCGCGGCATCGGGCGGTAAGTCGCTATTGTTGCACGAGGACGAACCCAATATTAAGCTGGTTGTATCCGATATCCGCGAATCGGTTTTAGCCAACCTGGATGAGCGCTTCCAGTTAGCCGGTCTAACCAAATACCAAAAAAAAGTACTCGACCTTACTACCAATATCGATCAAACCCTGCACGATTACGAGTTTGACGGGATCATCCTCGATGCCCCCTGCAGCGGCTCGGGTACCTGGGGCCGCACCCCCGAAATGATAGCCCAGTTTATGCCGGCTAAAATCGAATTCTTTCAGCGCCTGCAAAAAGGCATCGCCCAAAACGTGGTGAAATACCTTAAGCCCGGCAAGCCACTTATTTACATTACCTGCTCGGCCTTTAAAGGCGAGAATGAGGATGTTGTTGATTACCTGGTGAAAGAGTTGGGCTTGAAGCTGGAAGAAAGTAAGGTGTTAAAGGGGTATGAACATAAGGCGGATACGATGTTTGTGGCGAGGCTTTTAGCAATTTGA
- a CDS encoding lysylphosphatidylglycerol synthase transmembrane domain-containing protein, protein MAVNEQEIPAPKTFKQQLWNAAKLVLKIAVTSGLLYWVFTKVDFSKVKDRLLHANYWWMLVAVICYFCSMLASSWRLLSFFKSIKLNLNPWYNLRLYFLGLFYNMLLPGGIGGDGYKIFILNKAHKVPGKKLFWAIMFDRLSGLWAIGLITVGLIFLIPQIDIHIAIPGSIFFAASAIYYFVAYKFFREYTTYFFQAHLKALIVQGMQLLAIICVMIGQDFTGKYSPYLLSFLISALASILPITVGGAGAREAIFTKLSDIFPMDKGLAVFLPSSFYLISLLVALFGVYYVIRPARLEKGLDKSIFEGETVDENKSAAEK, encoded by the coding sequence ATGGCAGTAAACGAACAAGAAATACCCGCTCCCAAAACCTTTAAGCAGCAGCTGTGGAACGCTGCCAAATTAGTGCTTAAAATTGCAGTTACATCGGGATTACTTTACTGGGTTTTTACCAAGGTAGATTTTAGCAAGGTAAAAGACAGGCTGCTGCATGCCAATTATTGGTGGATGCTGGTTGCCGTTATTTGTTACTTCTGCTCTATGTTGGCTTCATCATGGCGTTTGCTTAGCTTTTTTAAATCGATAAAATTAAATTTAAATCCCTGGTATAATTTACGGTTATACTTCCTTGGCCTGTTTTATAACATGCTGTTACCCGGCGGTATCGGTGGCGATGGCTACAAAATATTTATATTAAATAAGGCTCACAAAGTTCCCGGAAAAAAGCTGTTTTGGGCCATAATGTTTGATAGGTTAAGCGGCCTTTGGGCAATAGGTTTAATAACTGTGGGACTTATCTTTTTAATTCCGCAAATTGATATTCATATTGCCATCCCTGGTAGTATCTTCTTTGCTGCATCGGCTATTTATTATTTTGTAGCCTACAAGTTTTTTAGAGAATACACCACTTATTTTTTCCAGGCGCATTTAAAAGCGCTGATAGTACAGGGTATGCAGTTATTAGCCATTATTTGCGTAATGATTGGCCAGGACTTTACCGGCAAGTACTCGCCTTACCTGTTGTCGTTTTTGATATCGGCCCTGGCATCTATCCTGCCAATTACTGTTGGCGGCGCCGGTGCGCGTGAAGCCATATTTACCAAATTATCGGATATTTTCCCTATGGATAAAGGGCTTGCCGTATTTTTGCCATCCTCTTTTTACCTCATATCACTATTGGTAGCCTTGTTCGGGGTTTATTATGTGATCCGTCCGGCGCGTTTGGAAAAAGGGTTAGACAAATCAATTTTTGAGGGCGAAACCGTTGATGAGAATAAATCCGCTGCCGAAAAATAA
- a CDS encoding single-stranded DNA-binding protein, which produces MNTLRNSVRLVGNLGMDPEVKTFDSDKKMVRLSLATNESYKNDKGEKITDTTWHNLVFWNATAKRAEDLLKKGDEVAIEGKLANRNYVDKDGIKRYVSEIVVNDFLKVGAKG; this is translated from the coding sequence ATGAACACATTAAGAAACAGTGTACGCCTTGTAGGCAACTTAGGTATGGACCCGGAAGTAAAAACTTTTGACAGCGATAAAAAAATGGTGCGGTTATCCCTTGCCACCAACGAAAGTTATAAAAATGACAAAGGCGAAAAAATAACCGATACTACCTGGCACAACCTGGTCTTCTGGAACGCCACAGCCAAACGTGCCGAAGATTTACTCAAAAAAGGCGATGAAGTAGCTATTGAGGGTAAACTGGCTAACCGCAATTACGTGGATAAAGACGGCATTAAACGCTACGTATCTGAAATTGTGGTAAACGACTTTTTAAAAGTAGGTGCGAAAGGCTGA
- a CDS encoding carbon-nitrogen hydrolase — protein sequence MNKVKVGIVQMSCTADKQQNLQKAIVKVREAAAKGAQIVCLQELFTSLYFCDVEDYDNFKLAEAIPGPSTDELSKVAAELNVVIIASLFEKRAQGVYHNTTAVLDADGGYLGKYRKMHIPDDPGFYEKFYFTPGDLGYKVFNTKYGRLGVLICWDQWYPEAARITALMGADILFYPTAIGWATIQDEATNIEQYNAWQTIQRSHAVANGIHVVSINRVGEEAGVKFWGGSFFANPFGAIIHQTSHDQEEVVVQELDLDKSDYYRSHWPFLRDRRIDSYQPITKRLLDED from the coding sequence ATGAACAAAGTAAAAGTTGGCATTGTGCAAATGAGCTGTACTGCAGATAAGCAGCAGAACCTGCAAAAGGCTATTGTTAAAGTAAGGGAAGCAGCTGCCAAAGGTGCGCAGATTGTTTGCTTACAGGAACTATTTACCTCGCTTTATTTTTGCGATGTAGAAGATTACGACAACTTTAAACTGGCCGAAGCTATCCCCGGCCCATCAACCGATGAACTGTCAAAAGTTGCTGCTGAGTTAAACGTAGTAATCATTGCATCGCTTTTTGAGAAGCGTGCACAAGGTGTATATCACAATACAACAGCTGTATTGGATGCCGACGGCGGCTACCTTGGCAAATACCGCAAAATGCATATTCCCGATGATCCGGGTTTTTACGAAAAATTTTACTTTACCCCCGGCGACCTGGGCTATAAAGTTTTCAATACCAAATACGGGCGTTTAGGTGTATTGATCTGCTGGGACCAGTGGTACCCTGAAGCAGCACGCATTACTGCGTTGATGGGTGCCGATATCCTGTTTTATCCAACAGCCATTGGCTGGGCCACCATCCAGGACGAGGCTACAAATATTGAACAATACAACGCATGGCAAACCATCCAGCGCTCGCACGCTGTTGCCAATGGCATACACGTTGTGAGCATCAACCGCGTAGGCGAAGAAGCCGGCGTAAAATTCTGGGGCGGATCATTTTTTGCCAATCCGTTTGGCGCCATTATCCATCAAACATCACACGACCAGGAAGAAGTTGTAGTACAGGAGTTGGATTTAGATAAATCTGATTACTATAGAAGCCACTGGCCTTTTTTACGCGACAGAAGGATTGACAGCTACCAGCCGATAACAAAACGTTTATTAGACGAGGATTAA
- the guaA gene encoding glutamine-hydrolyzing GMP synthase, protein MQEKILILDFGSQFTQLIARRVRELNIYCEIHPFNHYPEIDSSVKGIILSGSPYSVRQEDAPRFDFDQFHNTRPILGVCYGAQYVAHFHGGEVLASSTREYGRANLDYVNRENPLFKNIPENSQVWMSHADTIARIADNFEVIASTDTVKVAAYQVTGTQTYGIQFHPEVTHSIDGKQLLQNFLVDICGCHQDWTPDSFIETTIAALKEKLGDDKVVLGLSGGVDSSVAAVLLHHAIGANLHCIFVDNGLLRKGEYEQVLDSYKHMGLNIKGIDAKQRFYDALAGLSDPEKKRKAIGRVFIEVFDDAAHEVQDVKWLGQGTIYPDVIESVSVKGPSATIKSHHNVGGLPDFMKLKVVEPLNTLFKDEVRRVGKALGIDPNILGRHPFPGPGLAIRILGDVTPEKVAILQEADAIYINNLRSYGVYDKVWQAGAIFLPVQSVGVMGDERTYENVICLRAVESLDGMTADWCHLPYDLLAKISNEIINNVKGINRVVYDISSKPPATIEWE, encoded by the coding sequence ATGCAAGAAAAAATCCTTATTCTTGACTTTGGCTCGCAATTCACCCAACTTATAGCGCGCCGTGTCAGGGAGCTCAATATTTACTGTGAGATCCACCCCTTTAATCATTATCCCGAAATTGACAGCAGCGTAAAAGGTATCATCCTTTCCGGCAGCCCGTATTCTGTACGGCAGGAAGATGCACCCCGTTTTGATTTTGATCAATTTCATAACACCCGCCCAATTTTAGGGGTTTGTTACGGGGCGCAGTACGTGGCGCATTTTCACGGTGGCGAGGTATTGGCATCGAGCACCCGCGAATACGGCCGTGCTAATTTAGATTACGTTAACCGCGAAAACCCGCTGTTTAAAAATATTCCCGAAAATTCGCAGGTGTGGATGTCGCATGCGGATACCATCGCACGCATTGCCGATAATTTTGAGGTTATTGCCAGTACCGATACCGTGAAGGTTGCGGCTTACCAGGTTACAGGCACCCAAACTTACGGCATCCAGTTTCACCCCGAGGTTACCCACAGTATTGATGGCAAGCAGTTGCTGCAAAACTTTTTGGTTGATATTTGCGGCTGCCACCAGGACTGGACACCCGATTCGTTCATTGAAACTACCATTGCCGCTTTAAAAGAAAAACTGGGCGATGATAAAGTAGTTTTAGGCTTATCGGGCGGCGTTGATTCATCGGTTGCGGCGGTATTGCTGCACCATGCTATTGGTGCAAACCTGCATTGTATTTTTGTTGATAACGGCCTGCTACGTAAAGGCGAGTATGAGCAGGTGCTCGATTCGTACAAACACATGGGCTTAAATATAAAAGGCATTGATGCCAAACAACGCTTTTACGATGCGCTGGCCGGCTTAAGCGACCCCGAAAAGAAACGTAAAGCCATTGGCCGTGTATTTATTGAAGTTTTTGATGATGCAGCGCACGAGGTGCAGGACGTAAAATGGCTTGGCCAGGGTACCATTTACCCGGATGTTATCGAATCGGTTTCTGTTAAAGGGCCATCGGCTACTATTAAATCGCACCATAACGTTGGCGGACTGCCTGATTTTATGAAGCTGAAGGTTGTTGAACCTTTAAACACCCTGTTTAAAGACGAAGTTAGGCGTGTTGGCAAAGCATTAGGTATCGATCCTAATATTTTAGGCAGGCACCCGTTTCCTGGTCCGGGCCTGGCTATCAGGATATTGGGCGATGTTACGCCAGAAAAAGTTGCTATATTACAAGAGGCCGATGCGATTTATATCAACAATTTACGCAGTTACGGTGTTTACGATAAGGTTTGGCAGGCAGGCGCTATATTTTTACCTGTACAATCGGTAGGGGTAATGGGCGATGAGCGTACTTACGAGAATGTAATTTGCCTTCGTGCTGTTGAATCGTTGGATGGAATGACCGCCGATTGGTGCCATTTACCGTACGATTTGCTGGCCAAGATCAGTAACGAGATCATTAACAACGTAAAAGGAATTAACCGGGTAGTATATGATATCAGTTCGAAACCACCTGCTACAATTGAGTGGGAATAA